A region of the Fibrobacter sp. genome:
TCTGCAAAAGATGAAGTGCAGAGTTTTTTTGAACAGTCTCCGGAAAACCTGGAGATGCTTTCCTGGAAACTTGTAAGAGATCTGAGAAGCAGGGTTGAGATTGCGGGAAAGGTGATGGTGTTTTCCGATGGTAGGGCCGGGTGCACTTTACCGGGGGAAAATCTGGCGAAAAGTATCAGGGAGAGACTTCTTTACGGGGGAGTGATGGTTTCTGCCGGAGCAGGTGAAGATGTCTGCGTGTCTGGTATTGACGAAGTGACAATAAGAGGAAGGCAGACCGGTGCTGAGATGGCGGTTCTCTGCTCGTGTATCGATAAAGGAGAGGGTATCAGTTGCAGGGCAGAAGTCATAGATCTGAATGACAATGGTGTGGTTGCTTCGGTGGAAGCATTGATAAAGCGTGATCTGCTTGTCAGGAGAGACTTTGATGAATCTGGAGAAAAGCTGGAACTATTATTCTGGACAGACAGGGGTAAGGGAGACCTGGTGCTTAGGGGTGGAGAGGAGTTGTCGGCATTTGTGAGGGTTAACAGACCCTGTTATCTGCTTTTTTTGCAGACTCTCTCAGATGGAACTGTGGTGATTCCGGATCTGATCTACCAGAATTATTACCTCGATGTATCGAGGGTGGGTAAGACTGTGCAGTTTCCCGATATTTTCACAGTCCAGCCTCCCTTCGGCAGTGAAATTCTTGAAGTGTTTATCTCTGATCGTCCTTTTCCTCCGATGCAGATCGGGTATCGTTTCATCGAGAACCAGAGGTATCTCACGGTTGAGGGGTACAAGCCGGAATACAGGGGGAGAGGGATAGGTGCAGAGAGGGGCAGGGTGTTGATCAGCAGAAGGATAAACCTGAAGACTGTAAAGGGAAACAGTTGACTTCTCTGCCTGGCATGCCTGTTGCTCTCCCAAGAGAAGACAGTGGCAGTATATCAAGTAAGGCTTTTTCCTCTTTTTCTAAATGGTTCGGGAAGGTTGGGAATGAGATCTGTATTGTTGATCCTTTTATGTCTGCTGGTATCGTTCAGGGTGATGGGTGAAGAGGTCAGGGATGTATTTGTTATCGATACTTTTTCTGGTTGTATCTCCCAAAAAAACGGGCTTCCTTGCGGCTGGTATCCGACCCAGAGGACGGTAGAGATGTTTTCGGTGCAGAAATCCGACGGGAATCATTATGTAAAGATCAGGACAAAGGGAGGAAACACCACTATTGGATGTAAATTCAGGGGTGATATTTCGGAATATCCGTTTCTCTGCTGGAAATGGAGAATTCATCGGCTGCCTTCGGGTGCAAGGGAGGATGTAAAAGGGATCTCGGACAGTGGGGCGGGGGTATATGTGATTTTCAGGGGCACTTTACGTTTAAACAGAATAATCAAATATGTCTGGAGCAGTTCTCTTCCGGAGGGAACGGTTACAGAAAGCCCGTTTAATGGCAGGGCGAAGATCAAGGTGCTGCGCAGTGGAGAGGGTCTGCTGGGGAGCTGGGTTAACGAGAAGGTAAATGTGAAAGAGGATTACATCAAATTATTCGGATCTGAACCACCAGATGTGGAGGCTATAGCGATAATGTCTGATGCGGACAATACCCGCTCGTTTGTGGAAGCTGACTATGATGATTTCTGGATAAGCAGATTCTGATGAAATATCCGGTAAAGATAATTGCGGGGATTCTGGGGATTGGTGCGGCGATTGCCTGGTCAGTTAAGGGGGTTGATTTCGGTGAGGTAGCTCTTATTCTCAGTAGAATTGATCTATTGATGACATTGGGGGTTTTGGTGCTTACAACGCTTAACCTGCTTGTCAGGGCCTATGTCTGGAAATTTATCGTGAACCCGATCAAGCCGGTTCCAATCGGGCATGCTTTTTCCAGCTATCTCATTGGGGTTTTCTCCAATCTTTTTCTTCCTTTTAAGCTTGGTGATGTGGCTCAGGGGTATTCTCTCGGCAGGAGAGAGGATGTGAGTAAGATCTCTGCAGTTTCAGCAGTGCTTATTCAGAGAGTTTTTGAGGTTACAAGTCTGTTGCTTATCATGGCTGGCATGGCCATGTTTATCTCTCTACCTCTTCTATTCCAGAGGCGTACAGTGGCTTTAGGGCTTCTGATCATGATGGCTGTGGCGGGTCTATTTATCATGTTCCGAAAAAGAGATGTAGTGCTGTCCTCATTGGAAACGGTTCTGAGAAGAATTTCTCCTGAATTTGCAAATTCTATAAGCCGGGCATTTGATCGTTTCCTGGCAGGTACAAAAGCCCTGCACAATGTTTCTGATGTTGTCAAGATTCTGTCTTTATCATTTCTTTCCTGGGTTGTGCAGATTGTGATGGTGCGTCTTACTGCCGCGGCTTTGGGCATAAAGATCGATATGGCTGCCTCAGGCATTGTTCTACTGATAATCAACCTGGGAATAACTATCCCCCTTGCACCTGGGAATATTGGTACCTTTCAGGTTTTCAGCATACTGGCATTATCCCTTTTTTCTATTGCAAAGCCTGAGGCACTCACTTTTTCCATCATATTTCAGCTCATTCAGGGGGTTCCGGTAATAATCGGCGGTGGGTTCAGTCTGCTGCAGGAAGCGTTTTTCACAAGACGATCAAAGGTTATGCACGGAACAGAGGGAAAAAACGCACTTACAGGCAGGAATGCGATACTATGAAAATTGGAATTGTTTCCTCTTACTTTTATCCCTGGTATGGTGGTATCACAGAGCATGTTTACCATCAGTATAAAGAGTTGAAGGCGCGGGGGCATGAGGTAAAGCTGATCACGCCCTTTGATGGCAGCGGGGTTCTTCAGGACTGCAGGGACCTGATTCGTATCGGCAGGCCTGTTCCCCTGCTTCTGAACGGATCAGTTGTGAAGGTACCTGTTCTTACCAGGGGAAAAGAGACTGTAAACCGCATTCTTGCTGATGAGCAGTTCGATGTTGTGCATCTGCATCAACCCCTTTTCTGTGTTCTTGGATTGACTTTTCTCAGATGTATAATCAACCTTCGGAATGAAAACCGACCGGTACCTGCTGTAGTGGGTACTTTTCATGCCTGCGGTGGTGGTTCTGAAAGGTTTCTTGTCCACAGGCTTGGTTTCTTCTTCCGAAGGTTCTCCGATTGCTTTGACTATCGCATCGCTGTTTCTGCTGCATCCAAAGATTTTATCCAGCCGGTTCTTCCCGGCCCATTCGCTGTCATTCCAAATGGTGTCGATATAGAACGTTTTTCCACTGTTAAGGAGAAAATCGGCAGATTTGATGATGGAGTATTGAATATTCTCTTTGTGGGTCGTCTCGAGCCGCGAAAGGGGCTTACAAGACTTCTTAGGAGTATTCCCTATATACAGAATCATACTTCAAAAAAGTTTCGTCTGCTTGTGGTTGGCAACGGGGTGTTGACACCTTACTACAAGAGCAGGGTTCCGTCTGAAGCCATCGATAAAGTAATATTTACAGGAGAAGTATCGGTTGATGAGCTTCCCCGTTATTACAACACTGCTCATCTGTTCTGTTCTCCGGCTACATACGGTGAGAGTTTTGGTATTGTACTGGTTGAGGCTATGGCTGCGGGGCTTCCTGTAGTTGCGGGAAATAATGAGGGCTATAGCAGAATTGTGCGTCAGAATGTGAATGGTTTTCTGGTCAATTCTGAGTCTCCTCAGGAGATAGCGATCAATATCGCTAATTTGCTTGAGTCCGAGGATCTGCGCCGCAGGTTTTCTGAGAGAAACAGGTTCGAGGCCAGAAAATACTCATGGAACAGCATAGTTGACAAAATTGAAACAATTTACTCCGGAATAACCGGTCAGATCAGCCCGGAGAGATGCTATGATCGTCAGACAGGCTGAATATCTAAGCGGTGTGTTCAAGCTTCTGCTTCTCAAGCTGCTTGATTTTTCATCAGTGCTGCCGATTTCACTGCGTTATCTTTTGACCGATGCATTCTCTTTTGTGGCTTTTTCGTTTCTGGGAGCAAAACGTCGTGCTGTCAGGAAAAACCTGACTTTTATTCTTAACAGATCTCCATCATGGACTGAAGTGTTAAGAGTTTTTGCAGAGTACGGAAGGTACTGGGCGGAACTGCCGGTGATTGAGTCTTTCTGGATGGAGTCAAAAAAAGTAATCTGCGGCCCGGATTTTCCTCCCAGAGAAAAATGCTTTCTGGGTCTCACTTTTCATCTGGGAAACTTCGAAGTATTCGGCAATGCTCTTTTCCCCAGTCTGGGGGAGAATTTCAATGTGATTGCAGAGAGGCTCAGGCCGCAGTTTCTTGCTGATTACTTTTCATCCCGCAGGCGCCGTCATCACATTAACACTCTCCCGCATGATAATCCAAGGAAGATTCTGCAGGTGTTAAAAGAAGGAAAACCGCTGGGTGTGGTGTGTGACAGAAG
Encoded here:
- a CDS encoding DUF4384 domain-containing protein — translated: MVKWKAFWVILMQVYCCYAVGVPEWVRRSGESAEFPEERFVTGFGISDVKGDPGRAFEAARRMSQIAILEKTSVKINSFQKLVVKEISGESRNGYLSVSSVGGVLEVSGLQTRYYHDVNAGRVMAFSWVEREHLKKTNEIFLRRGLNRLSSNLKTARKVLQMGKNSEAARLYSDCEKLVDTLQTRKFLLYLWGVKSALSDSALIVSAKDEVQSFFEQSPENLEMLSWKLVRDLRSRVEIAGKVMVFSDGRAGCTLPGENLAKSIRERLLYGGVMVSAGAGEDVCVSGIDEVTIRGRQTGAEMAVLCSCIDKGEGISCRAEVIDLNDNGVVASVEALIKRDLLVRRDFDESGEKLELLFWTDRGKGDLVLRGGEELSAFVRVNRPCYLLFLQTLSDGTVVIPDLIYQNYYLDVSRVGKTVQFPDIFTVQPPFGSEILEVFISDRPFPPMQIGYRFIENQRYLTVEGYKPEYRGRGIGAERGRVLISRRINLKTVKGNS
- a CDS encoding DUF3047 domain-containing protein; the protein is MRSVLLILLCLLVSFRVMGEEVRDVFVIDTFSGCISQKNGLPCGWYPTQRTVEMFSVQKSDGNHYVKIRTKGGNTTIGCKFRGDISEYPFLCWKWRIHRLPSGAREDVKGISDSGAGVYVIFRGTLRLNRIIKYVWSSSLPEGTVTESPFNGRAKIKVLRSGEGLLGSWVNEKVNVKEDYIKLFGSEPPDVEAIAIMSDADNTRSFVEADYDDFWISRF
- a CDS encoding flippase-like domain-containing protein; protein product: MKYPVKIIAGILGIGAAIAWSVKGVDFGEVALILSRIDLLMTLGVLVLTTLNLLVRAYVWKFIVNPIKPVPIGHAFSSYLIGVFSNLFLPFKLGDVAQGYSLGRREDVSKISAVSAVLIQRVFEVTSLLLIMAGMAMFISLPLLFQRRTVALGLLIMMAVAGLFIMFRKRDVVLSSLETVLRRISPEFANSISRAFDRFLAGTKALHNVSDVVKILSLSFLSWVVQIVMVRLTAAALGIKIDMAASGIVLLIINLGITIPLAPGNIGTFQVFSILALSLFSIAKPEALTFSIIFQLIQGVPVIIGGGFSLLQEAFFTRRSKVMHGTEGKNALTGRNAIL
- a CDS encoding glycosyltransferase family 4 protein; amino-acid sequence: MKIGIVSSYFYPWYGGITEHVYHQYKELKARGHEVKLITPFDGSGVLQDCRDLIRIGRPVPLLLNGSVVKVPVLTRGKETVNRILADEQFDVVHLHQPLFCVLGLTFLRCIINLRNENRPVPAVVGTFHACGGGSERFLVHRLGFFFRRFSDCFDYRIAVSAASKDFIQPVLPGPFAVIPNGVDIERFSTVKEKIGRFDDGVLNILFVGRLEPRKGLTRLLRSIPYIQNHTSKKFRLLVVGNGVLTPYYKSRVPSEAIDKVIFTGEVSVDELPRYYNTAHLFCSPATYGESFGIVLVEAMAAGLPVVAGNNEGYSRIVRQNVNGFLVNSESPQEIAINIANLLESEDLRRRFSERNRFEARKYSWNSIVDKIETIYSGITGQISPERCYDRQTG